In the Candidatus Brocadiia bacterium genome, one interval contains:
- the tmk gene encoding dTMP kinase, with protein sequence MKQGKFIVIDGPDGSGKSTQVKLLAGYLKRRGHNVCVVREPGSTAISEQIRRILLDTRNKRMTPETELFLYMASRAQLVADVIIPALRLGKTVIADRFLSSTIAYQGYGGGINRNSIMQMCEIATCGLKPDALVILDIKSDAGLNRIKKGVRSSFDRMERKKLAFHRKVRLGFRALGRSGANSALIDADRPVSQVHKELVNIVARKLRLK encoded by the coding sequence ATGAAACAGGGAAAGTTTATTGTCATAGACGGCCCGGATGGTTCAGGTAAATCGACCCAGGTGAAGCTGCTGGCCGGTTACCTGAAGCGCCGCGGCCATAATGTTTGTGTGGTGCGCGAACCGGGCTCGACCGCCATCAGCGAACAGATCAGGCGGATACTGCTGGATACGCGCAATAAGCGGATGACTCCGGAAACGGAGCTTTTCCTGTATATGGCCAGCCGGGCGCAACTGGTGGCCGATGTCATCATACCGGCATTACGGCTGGGCAAAACCGTTATCGCGGACAGGTTCCTGTCATCAACCATCGCTTATCAGGGTTACGGCGGAGGAATCAACCGCAACAGCATAATGCAAATGTGCGAGATCGCCACGTGCGGACTGAAGCCGGACGCCCTGGTTATTTTGGATATCAAGTCTGATGCTGGATTGAACCGGATCAAGAAAGGCGTCAGGAGCTCGTTTGACCGGATGGAGAGGAAAAAACTGGCTTTCCACCGCAAGGTCCGGCTGGGTTTCAGGGCGCTGGGCCGTTCGGGCGCAAATTCGGCGCTGATTGACGCGGACCGGCCGGTCAGCCAGGTCCATAAAGAGCTGGTAAATATCGTGGCTAGGAAACTGCGGTTAAAATAA
- a CDS encoding RNA methyltransferase: MSEQLEGRQCILSALQARQRRFELILVSWSAHREKTQDVIALAEQQGVPVKTCSPEELDKMSKGGTHAGLIALASNRPLTKPEELLTLVKKSKVSPFLLLLEGVEDEQNLGFILRTAGAIGVDAVLLKKHIWNFDQLAVSRASAGVYEWMPLVKVERESDILPELKKSGLKVFGAMPRVRRTMYDIDFTGPVVMALGGEKRGLSGALRELCSGFFTIPMPLNPDKHANPKEVPSLSLSHSTAIVLAEVMRQRR, translated from the coding sequence ATGTCAGAACAACTTGAAGGCAGACAGTGTATTCTTTCGGCGTTACAGGCGCGCCAGAGAAGGTTTGAATTGATTCTGGTGTCCTGGAGCGCTCATCGCGAGAAGACGCAGGATGTCATTGCTTTGGCCGAACAGCAGGGCGTGCCGGTCAAGACCTGTTCGCCGGAAGAGCTGGACAAGATGAGCAAGGGCGGCACTCACGCCGGCCTGATTGCGCTTGCTTCAAACAGGCCGCTGACCAAGCCGGAGGAATTGCTGACTTTGGTAAAGAAGTCAAAAGTGTCTCCGTTCCTGCTGTTATTGGAAGGCGTTGAAGACGAGCAGAACCTGGGATTCATCCTCCGCACGGCCGGGGCGATAGGCGTGGACGCGGTCTTGCTGAAGAAGCATATCTGGAATTTCGACCAGCTGGCCGTTTCGCGCGCCTCGGCCGGCGTTTATGAATGGATGCCGTTAGTCAAGGTGGAAAGGGAATCCGATATCCTGCCCGAACTGAAGAAATCCGGTCTCAAGGTTTTCGGTGCGATGCCCCGGGTACGGCGGACGATGTATGACATCGATTTCACCGGGCCGGTGGTAATGGCGTTGGGTGGCGAAAAACGCGGGTTGTCCGGTGCGCTCAGGGAATTATGCAGCGGATTTTTCACCATTCCCATGCCGCTTAATCCGGATAAACACGCAAATCCAAAAGAAGTGCCGTCCCTGTCATTGAGCCATTCTACGGCCATCGTGCTGGCCGAGGTGATGCGGCAACGCCGCTGA
- the ruvC gene encoding crossover junction endodeoxyribonuclease RuvC codes for MNQRILGIDPGTLVVGYCILDITGINNKSRIVEYGIVKASTKDNKDLGSRLNKIYQELTEIIKLHKPTAMALENVFYAKDVQAMVKLGEGRAIAILAAAQAGIPLFEYSPAEVKKSVTGNGRADKTQVAEMVKHILGLSEIPKPADASDAIAIALCHTHRTL; via the coding sequence ATGAATCAAAGAATACTCGGCATTGACCCGGGCACGCTGGTAGTCGGATACTGCATCCTTGATATAACCGGCATTAATAACAAATCCCGGATTGTCGAATACGGCATAGTCAAAGCCTCCACTAAAGATAACAAAGATTTAGGAAGCCGGCTTAACAAGATATACCAGGAACTAACCGAGATAATCAAGCTCCACAAACCGACCGCGATGGCGCTGGAAAACGTCTTCTACGCCAAGGACGTCCAGGCAATGGTCAAGCTGGGCGAAGGCCGGGCCATCGCTATCCTGGCCGCGGCGCAAGCCGGTATCCCCCTCTTTGAATACTCGCCGGCCGAGGTCAAGAAGTCCGTCACCGGCAACGGCCGGGCCGATAAGACCCAGGTGGCCGAGATGGTCAAGCACATCCTGGGATTATCCGAAATTCCCAAACCGGCTGACGCCTCCGACGCCATCGCCATCGCTCTCTGCCATACCCATCGAACTCTCTAA